A portion of the Oncorhynchus masou masou isolate Uvic2021 chromosome 11, UVic_Omas_1.1, whole genome shotgun sequence genome contains these proteins:
- the LOC135548226 gene encoding vesicle-associated membrane protein 8-like, with amino-acid sequence MADYSSQQPASSKMDSVQGQVNEVKVILKDNINKVLERGERLDDLVDKTHELQATADSFQRTSTRVARKYWWKNAKMMIIIGVIVLIILILIILFATGVIPS; translated from the exons ATG gctgaCTACAGTTCTCAACAGCCAGCCTCCTCTAAGATGGACTCGGTGCAGGGCCAAGTCAATGAAGTTAAAGTTATACTCAAAGACaacatcaacaaagtactggagaggggagagaggttagatgACTTGGTTGACAAGACACATGAGCTACAAGCAACC GCAGACTCCTTTCAGAGGACATCCACGCGGGTAGCCCGGAAGTACTGGTGGAAGAACGCCAAGATGATGATCATCATTGGAGTGATAGTTCtgatcatcctcatcctcatcatcctgTTTGCTACAGGTGTCATCCCCAGTTAA